Below is a window of Tachysurus fulvidraco isolate hzauxx_2018 chromosome 11, HZAU_PFXX_2.0, whole genome shotgun sequence DNA.
CAATTTGAAACTTTTTTACTGAACCCAACTTCATTTCCACCCACGTACACAAACCTACAACCGTAAAACACaatctttaaatttttttgataATTTTCAAGTAATTAAAAGGGTTTCACTTGGAAGTCTTTCATTCACCTTGGTTAAGTTATCTTTAGAAATTATTAGAATGGCAAGGCTACTGTTGTTTTTGCTGAGCACTGAAGATGTTTGGCTTTTGaatctttcattttaatttcctgaTCTTTAGATCTTAAGTgacaccttttctttttttttaaaccccagATTACTGTGAAGGAGTTTAAAGAGCATATATCTCCCTCGGTGGGAAATCCTGTAGACAAACAGAGGCTGATCTACCAGGGACGAGTTCTTCAGGATAAGAAAACTCTGGCAGAATACAGTGAGTGCATTCAGACATTTGCTTTAACAGAGCTGGTTGTTTTGTACTGTTTTATCCCTAAGGGGTATCCCAGTGGTTGACTTGAAGTGGTTTACTTACTTGACAGCAGGAATGAACCAAATTTGTTGTAGACCAACACAAGTGTTCACAAACCTTTGgtgatatactgtagtgtattaaTAGTAAGTGGTTGATGCAACTATCACTCATATTCTGATATGTAATACTGGATGCACGCTTTCTAGCATTAGGGCTTTCTTCTAATGAGCTTTTTTGATAATTTACCaaacattattgtttttaagaTGTATGTAAATGAGATGCACTGAAGCTAGCAGATAGCTGTTGATTACTCAAGACAAAtctgcatttgttttgtttgtggcaTTTGATTTGAACACACCACGTTTCCGTTCCTGTGTTTGCAGATTTAAATGGTAAAGTCATTCACCTGGTGGAGCGAGCGCCACCTCAGATGACTCAGTCAGGATCAGGCTCAGGAGGAGTACCTGGGACTTCAGGAGGCTCACAGACTGGAAACACCACAACTCCTCAGGCCATACCTCAAGGAGCTACACATGATCGCAATGCTAATAGCTATGTCATGCTTGGTACCGTTAATCTCCCTATGAATGGCATGGACTCTCAGCAGATTCAGGTATGGACACAGGCTTTCTTTATTAGTCAGACATAAAGATGGCAGTGTCTTTGTATATAgtacacatacattatacacactggaagGTCTGCCTGTAAGTACCTTAAGAAAAAATATAGCCACCTTAACTATAGACATTTTAGCGGCTGAAATGTAATTACACCTGAAATTTTAACTTCATTTGCTTATGTATTTCTGTAGATGTCTATCCAGCAGATAATGGCAGCCCTCTGGGAGGGTATTCGAAATACACGagtcagcagcagcagtggggTATGAGTGTCATTTAGACATTTAAAAGCACATGTCTTAGTTTAAAGTTTTACACATGATGATAAGTATATCTTTCACTACTAGAACAATGGCTCAGTGAATGTTCATGTGGATCAGAACCTGCAACGTGAACCCAGGCTGCGGCTTCTCCTGGCTGAAAATTTGTTGCGAGACACCATTGCCCTGATTCAGAGACTAGAGGTACAGATCtctgaaaaacatttttaaatcgCATTTATTGAATGAATATTTGCCTGTTTGTATTACACAGAAGTTATAAAGAGTATGTTTTTAACAAGTCCCATAGTTTTGCAACATTGTGTATAGCTAACTTCTTGAGTCACTCTCACTATCTGTGATTATAGGGAGAGCCCATGGATGGTTCTTCAGCGCAGGATTCTGCTCATCCTCCTTCTTCCCCCACCTCTACACCATCTCCTTCTGTCCAGCCCATGGACACATCCCCTCCTCCATCCAGCTCACCTCCATCATCCTCTACTTCTGCTCAGACTGATAATTCACCTCCTCACCCT
It encodes the following:
- the LOC113642446 gene encoding large proline-rich protein BAG6-like — its product is MEEQENYMIDVTVKTLDSQSRSYTVRAQITVKEFKEHISPSVGNPVDKQRLIYQGRVLQDKKTLAEYNLNGKVIHLVERAPPQMTQSGSGSGGVPGTSGGSQTGNTTTPQAIPQGATHDRNANSYVMLGTVNLPMNGMDSQQIQMSIQQIMAALWEGIRNTRVSSSSGNNGSVNVHVDQNLQREPRLRLLLAENLLRDTIALIQRLEGEPMDGSSAQDSAHPPSSPTSTPSPSVQPMDTSPPPSSSPPSSSTSAQTDNSPPHPSGPNHPSPAELVEMLGELRRVEERLQPFIQRAHSILEAATTADYTNYEREEDQHFLNLVGEALRLLGNTLVALSDLRCNLSSEPPRHLHVIRPYISHYSTSVLQPDVHHMPIELNLWTTVTISANGRPP